AGGAACTGAGAAAGGATTAATGTTTCCAAGGAAAATCTATAGTTGTAGAAAAATAAAATTAACCAGACCTGAAGTTAGAAGTATGATAGGAAAATGGTCTGCATCCAAAAAAAACAAAATGATAATAGTAAAAGTAGTAGATGATATTATTGATAAAGTGAATAAGAGAGAAATAGGGGTTTATTCATATTGTAATAATAATAATTCAGAAAAAGAACTGTATGAATTAGTTATAAATAAAGAAGAAATCTATTTTCATGACATAAATAAATGTAAATTTTACACATTTTTGATTGAAAAATAGGAAAAATTTGTTATAATACCTTGTATACTAATAAATAACGGGGAGGTATTATAGTATGATTAAAATTGCTATTGTTGATGATGTAAAGGCAAACATAGATTGCATTGAACGTGAAGTGGAGAATTTTTTTTCCAATAAAAGTATTCCGTTTCGTGTAAGCAGTTATGAAAACTCTAGAAATTTTCTATACGACATCCAGGAAAACCAATATTTCGACATATGCTTTTTAGATATTAAGATGCCAAATATAGATGGCATAGAACTAGCTAAAACCATCAACAAGACCTTTAGCGATTGCTATGTGCTTTTTATAACTTCCCATATGGAATATGCAATTGAAGGGTATGAACTACATATTTACAGATATATTCCAAAAACCTTAATAGATAAAAAATTGCCCATTGCCTTACGGGATTTAATTACTGAAATTATGCATAGGGAAAAAGAAAGCTATATTATAAAGACCCATTCACGCTTCGAAAAGATTTTCTATAAGGATATTTACTACATATTCAAAGATAGAAAAAACTCTATATTCGTTACTGCTTCCGGTGAGAGCAGGGAGCGGAAAAGTATTTCTGATGTTTATCGTGATTTAAATTCTGATGAGTTCTTAATAATAGACAGGGGTTTTATAGTAAACACCTTACATGTTATGAAAATAAATAATAATCTGGTTATTCTACGTAATGGCATTAGTCTGTCTATCAGCAGGTCCCATATAAATGATGTTAAAAAGAAAATAAATCAATTCTGGAGGGTGAATGTGTGATGCTCATGTTCCAATTTGTTGAATTTTTATATTGTTTTTTTCGAATTGATTTGTGCTGTTGTCTGTTAAATTGCTTTTTTGAAAGTAAGGGAAGTCATAAAAGGCAACAGATAGTAAGAATTACCATATCGTTGCCGTTAGCCATTCTGGGTTTTTTTAATAGTCAGGTTGCAACATATTCTAATAGTATGATAGCAATTATAATTATTTATCTTAGCGCAGCGACTTATTATCTTTATAATGAAACGTTTAGGATTCGGTTTCTGGTAATTTGCCTCTATATTATGATAAGTGTATTTGGTGAAATATTATTTATATTTCTTATTAGCTTGCTAAACGGTAACGTAGACTTAGGCTACAGGATTTCCACTTTAAATAGCCCCGAAAGATTTATTTATACACTGGCATTATTAATTATATGGGGGTTAATTTTCTTGGTACTAAGACAATCCTTAATGGGAAAGATTACGTATGTATATAAATATAAAAGACTACTATTAGGTTTTGCTATTGGCGGAAGCAGTGCAACTATTTATTTTCAAAGGATATTTCTGCAAAGTATAACAGGGGAAATGATGTTACAATGGACCTGCTTTTTGATATGGTGTATCTTATCAGTCAGTCTGGCAGTTATATATTTTATATACCGGGATAATTTA
The nucleotide sequence above comes from Anaerocolumna cellulosilytica. Encoded proteins:
- a CDS encoding sensor histidine kinase; this translates as MLMFQFVEFLYCFFRIDLCCCLLNCFFESKGSHKRQQIVRITISLPLAILGFFNSQVATYSNSMIAIIIIYLSAATYYLYNETFRIRFLVICLYIMISVFGEILFIFLISLLNGNVDLGYRISTLNSPERFIYTLALLIIWGLIFLVLRQSLMGKITYVYKYKRLLLGFAIGGSSATIYFQRIFLQSITGEMMLQWTCFLIWCILSVSLAVIYFIYRDNLERANLEEVYKQMTAQNYTNLSDLYKKNSSIYHDLKNHISILHQYLKNNESKQALNYIESIIEPIRLLDNTVNTENQILDILLNYKLTEANKHNIQVETNIERIGDIQIKDYDLCSIVSNIFDNAIEACHFVKNTQKWISIVMKKKNNMLILKVSNSSARKPKILNDMIITSKEDKHLHGLGLWSIKSIVNEYEGLLDFNYNEDLFEVMITINC
- a CDS encoding LytR/AlgR family response regulator transcription factor; translation: MIKIAIVDDVKANIDCIEREVENFFSNKSIPFRVSSYENSRNFLYDIQENQYFDICFLDIKMPNIDGIELAKTINKTFSDCYVLFITSHMEYAIEGYELHIYRYIPKTLIDKKLPIALRDLITEIMHREKESYIIKTHSRFEKIFYKDIYYIFKDRKNSIFVTASGESRERKSISDVYRDLNSDEFLIIDRGFIVNTLHVMKINNNLVILRNGISLSISRSHINDVKKKINQFWRVNV